CCCGCCTGCAGAAAAGGGACTATCACACCTATGTGCTGATGGGCGACGGCGAATGCCAGGGAGGCATCGTCTGGGAAGGCGCAAACGCCTGCGCCAAGTTCAATCCGGGCAATCTGACTGCTATCGTGGATTATAACGACGTACAGCTCGACGGGGCCGTGCACGACATCATGCCCATGGAGCCTTTCGCCGATAAGTGGCGCTCCTTCCGCTGGGAAGTCATATCCATCGACGGCCACGATATGGGACAGATATTGAGTGCGCTTGAAGATGCCGCAAGCATGACTCGCGGGCCGGTAGTCATCATAGCCCGAACGGTCAAGGGCAAGGGTGTATCTTTTATGGAGAACAAAGCGCAATGGCACGGGATACCGCCCGACAAGGAGCAATACGCGGCAGCCATGGCTGAGCTGTCCCGGGAGGGCAGTTAACGATGGCGAACCTGGCCATGAGAGAGGCCTACGGGCGCGCGCTGGCGGATTACGGAGCGGTTAATCCAAAAGTAGTGGCGCTGGATGTCGATACTGCTTCCTCTACATTGTCGAATTTCTTCGAAAAACGCTTCCCTGACCGCTTCTTCAACTTCGGAATTGCCGAACCCTGTATGATAGATGCCGCTGTTGGGCTGGCCCTGGCCGGCATGGTTCCCTTCGCCAACGCATTCGCGGCGCTGGCGGCACTGCGCGCTCTGGAACAGGTGCGCACCTGCGTTTGTTACGCCAGGACCAATGTCAAGATCGCCTCCAGCTACGCAGGGGTATCCGACTTCAAGGATGGTCCCACGCACCACGCCATCAGCGATATAGCGATCATGCGGTCCTTGCCTGAGATAACGGTCATTGTCCCGGCTGATGGCAATGAGGCCGCCGCTTTCGTGCCCCTGATAGCGGAATTCGACGGTCCTGTATACTTCAGGCTTAACCGTGCCGCCACCCTGCCCGTATCCAGCCCGGGGGAGGCGCTATCCATCGGAAAAGGCATAGTGCGCAGGCAGGGGAATGACTTAACGATTGTGGCATGCGGCTCGATGACGGGCCGCAGCATGCAGGCGGCTGATGCGCTGGCCTCCAAAGGGCTACAGGCACGCGTTATCGAGATGCATACGGTCAAGCCGCTCGACACGGAATTGATACTGAAGGCAGCGGAGGATACGGGCGCCGTTGTAACGGCCGAAGAGCACACTGTGATCGGCGGCCTCGGCTCGGCTGTGGCCGAAGCTCTGGCTGCTGTCCGGCCCGTCCCTCTGTCCATGGTGGGGATACACGATACGTTCGCCCGCACGGGACCGGACCCGGAATCGATCATGGACGCCTGCGGTATGGGCGTGTCCGACATAGTAAATTCGGCGATGTCACTGATCGACAGGAAAAAGGCATGAGGTGAAGGGGAGATGCGTATAGCAGTAATAAATGAGACGAGCGCGGCGGACCGGAATGCGGATATATTGGCTGCACTGGATGGGATGGGTCATGATGTAATCAACGCCGGTATGAAGAAGAGTGGTGAGAAGCCCGAACTTTCCTATATACACACGGGACTTATGGCCGCTGTGCTTCTCAACGCCGGGACGGTGGATTTTGTGGTAGGCGGGTGTGGGACCGGGCAGGGTTTCCTCAACTCCGTTATGCAGTATCCTGGTGTCACCTGCGGACACATACTCACACCTTTAGACGCCTGGTTGTTCACGCAGATAAACGGCGGCAACTGCATTTCGCTTATGCTCAACCAGGGATATGGCTGGGCAGGCGAGGCCAATCTAAAATTCATATTTGAGAAGCTGTTTTGCATTGAGCCGGGCGCCGGATATCCGCACCACAGGCGGAAACCTCAACGGGAGTCAAGAGAGCTGCTGGGCAGGCTTAACCGGATTACCCATCATAAAATGACGGAGATACTTGCGAAGTTACCCGACGAAGTCGTTTCGCCGGTCGCAGCCTATCCGGGCCTGATAAAAACCATGGAATCATGTAGAGGCAGCGACACAGTGATACTGAGTTCATTGAAAGACAGAATAAAGGGCTGAGGGCCCCTGGGGAGGAGAATATGAAACCGATCGGTGTTGCTATCGTAGGGTGCGGGCGTATCTCAGACCTGCATCAGTTAGGTTACCAGGGGATATCGGACGCCCGTATTGTTGCTGTTTGTGACCTGAACGGGGAAACAGCCGAGAAACAGGCCGGGAAGTGGGGTGTGAAAAAGTTTTGTACCGAATATGGTCAGGTGCTGGCAGATCCGGATGTGGACCTGGTTGAGCTTCTCCTGCCTCACCATCTTCATGCGGATATGACGGTGGAGGCCTGCCGCGCGGGCAAGCACGTAAGCGTACAGAAACCCATGGCTACCTGCGTATCCGAGGCCGACCGCATGATCGAGGCGGCCAGGAAAGCCGGCGTGGTACTCCGTATATACGAGACGTTCGTCTTCTATCCACCTGCGGTTATGGCAAAAAAGCTGTTGATGGCAGGAGAGATCGGTGAGCCGCAGATGCTGCGAATGCATGTGAGCACGGGAATTATGGATTGTGGTTGGGAGATTCCCATGGACGCCTGGATATGGCGCTTCAACGAAGAACAGTGCGGAGGAGGCCCCATGGTATTCGACCATGGATATCACCTGTACTCGCTGGCGCACTATCTGATGGGCCCTGTTGAGAGGGTCAAGGCCTGGATCGATCGCACGGAAGTAATGTCCGGCGTGTATCTGGATGCGCCTGCCGTCATGATGTTCCAGTTCAAGTCGCCAAGGCGCTATGGAGTCTTCGATGTGGAGCATACACCCAATACGCAGATTTCGTCAGACTATTATGTTGACGACGACAGGATTGAAATAATCGGCGATAAAGGGATGATCTTTATTAACCGTTACACGGCCAGGACAGTGGACCTGCCCGAAGTTATGATCTTTAAGGACGGCAAAACTACACCGGTGCCGGTGGATCGGGTGGACTGGTCGTGCGGCTTTATCGATTGCACCAGGCACCTGATCGATGTGTTGAGAGAGGGGGGAGAACCTGTGCTGGACGGCCCAACGGGCAAATCGGTGCTCCAGTTCGCCCTGGCAGCCCTGAAATCTGCCAGAACCGGCCAGGAGGTCAGGCCGGACGAAATAACAGGGTGACAGATGTCATAGACTGTTCCGGCTGAGGATGCGATATTTTACATTGTTACCCTGGCAATGCTTGTAGAGGAAGAGACTGAATGAAGAAGCAATACGGCTTGTTCTGGATAGCGCTGATACTGGTAGTGGTATCGGTTGGAACGTACCTCGGGCATTACCTTATTTTTCATGATGAGCACCACATATTCATATTCTTAATGGGTGATCTGGCTTTTTTGCCGCTGGAGGTCTTGCTCGTCGGCATCGTGGTTGAGAGGATACTTAGCCGCCGTGAAACGGAGGAGAAGATCAGAAAATTGAACATGGTCATCAGCGCCTTCTTTTCCGAGGTGGGAAATCCTCTTGCTTGCATGTTGCTGAACGCCACTCCGCAAAGAGATCAGATTATCGAGAACCTTGACGTGAAGGCGAAGTGGAAAGATCCGGATTTTAAAAAGGCCCGTCAATTCGTAGAGAAGAACACCTCGGTGGGCTTTGAGGGTATGGATATAGCGGGACTTATGGATTTCCTGCGCAGCAAGAGGTCCTTCATGCTTACACTCATCGAGAATCCCAATGTGCTAGAGCACGAGAGTTTTTCAGACCTGCTGCTTTCCGAGTTTCATCTTACCGAGGAGCTTGATTCCAGACCTTCCCTGGTCAATCTGACAACAAAAGACGCCGCGCATATAAACGAAGATATAAAGCGTGTATACAGGCATTTGATAATCCACTGGCTGAATTACATGCAGCACTTGAAGTCAAACTATCCCTACCTTTACTCCCATTACCTGCGCATACATCCCTTCCAGTCGCACCCGTCCGCCGTGGTCGAATAGGCTTCCGTCAAGCCGGATTATATGCAGTAGCTTAACTGAGCGCATTGCATGAACAACGTATTCCGAATTGCCTTGACTCTTCAATAAATATGTTGATAGTCTTGTAAATAAATGGGCACACAGTCGCTGTCAGCTAATCGCCTGCAGATCGACGTTAATTATTACGCCCTGGTTTAGTTCTATTAGATGGAGGTTGCCATGTGGAAAGATACTAAAGATTATATAAGAACAATGCCGGCCGCTAGGAAGTTCATGTGGTTCGCCGCTGTGGCGGCCGGGACTGTACTGATGCTTGCCTTCCTTATCTGGGCCTTTAGGCAGCATGGGACAATAGGTCTCTTTGAGGTTAATGGCGTCTTCCGAATCGCGTTCATCGTATTGATATGCTTTACCATTGCGTTGCCGTTTTTGGCCGTTCTGGATGTCTGCCTCGCTTCACGCAAGTCGGCGGGAAAGATACGGCTGCCCTCCTTTTACATCTGGATAATAGCAGTCATCGCCATTGTCCTCCCCTCAGTCTTGATGGGATGGCTGATACCGCAGGCTTCGCAGCGCGCGGGTGACAAGGCGGTGCAATTGCTGACGGCGGACGGCTCCGGTAAAAACGGGATTCCCAATCTGGCAGTAACCTTCTGGACCCTCAATCCCACGCAAAACACGTTGAAGTGGGGAAAAGGTAATAGCATCAA
This genomic window from Dehalococcoidia bacterium contains:
- a CDS encoding transketolase; this encodes MKNFDSKLIADLKAQANYLRRQSLTMIYRRQAGHPGGCLSAADIVAALYFKVLRIDPKRPDWEDRDRFILSKGHASALLYSALARRGYFAESELEHWGELACQLQGHPDRLKTPGVDMTSGILGHGIAIGLGLSLAARLQKRDYHTYVLMGDGECQGGIVWEGANACAKFNPGNLTAIVDYNDVQLDGAVHDIMPMEPFADKWRSFRWEVISIDGHDMGQILSALEDAASMTRGPVVIIARTVKGKGVSFMENKAQWHGIPPDKEQYAAAMAELSREGS
- a CDS encoding transketolase C-terminal domain-containing protein, whose amino-acid sequence is MANLAMREAYGRALADYGAVNPKVVALDVDTASSTLSNFFEKRFPDRFFNFGIAEPCMIDAAVGLALAGMVPFANAFAALAALRALEQVRTCVCYARTNVKIASSYAGVSDFKDGPTHHAISDIAIMRSLPEITVIVPADGNEAAAFVPLIAEFDGPVYFRLNRAATLPVSSPGEALSIGKGIVRRQGNDLTIVACGSMTGRSMQAADALASKGLQARVIEMHTVKPLDTELILKAAEDTGAVVTAEEHTVIGGLGSAVAEALAAVRPVPLSMVGIHDTFARTGPDPESIMDACGMGVSDIVNSAMSLIDRKKA
- a CDS encoding RpiB/LacA/LacB family sugar-phosphate isomerase, encoding MRIAVINETSAADRNADILAALDGMGHDVINAGMKKSGEKPELSYIHTGLMAAVLLNAGTVDFVVGGCGTGQGFLNSVMQYPGVTCGHILTPLDAWLFTQINGGNCISLMLNQGYGWAGEANLKFIFEKLFCIEPGAGYPHHRRKPQRESRELLGRLNRITHHKMTEILAKLPDEVVSPVAAYPGLIKTMESCRGSDTVILSSLKDRIKG
- a CDS encoding Gfo/Idh/MocA family oxidoreductase — its product is MKPIGVAIVGCGRISDLHQLGYQGISDARIVAVCDLNGETAEKQAGKWGVKKFCTEYGQVLADPDVDLVELLLPHHLHADMTVEACRAGKHVSVQKPMATCVSEADRMIEAARKAGVVLRIYETFVFYPPAVMAKKLLMAGEIGEPQMLRMHVSTGIMDCGWEIPMDAWIWRFNEEQCGGGPMVFDHGYHLYSLAHYLMGPVERVKAWIDRTEVMSGVYLDAPAVMMFQFKSPRRYGVFDVEHTPNTQISSDYYVDDDRIEIIGDKGMIFINRYTARTVDLPEVMIFKDGKTTPVPVDRVDWSCGFIDCTRHLIDVLREGGEPVLDGPTGKSVLQFALAALKSARTGQEVRPDEITG